Proteins co-encoded in one Christiangramia fulva genomic window:
- a CDS encoding PhoH family protein, translated as MNELLIELSEISPREFFGQQNEHIELLKKYFPKLKIVARGSKIRVFGDEEMLEEFDRRFSMLMDHFGKYNRLDENIIERVLTSESEEDYQTSAESGETLVHGVSGKAIKAQTANQRKLVELSKKNDLVFAIGPAGTGKTYTGVALAVKALKEKQIKRIILTRPAVEAGENLGFLPGDLKEKLDPYMQPLYDALRDMIPHEKLETFIEKGIIQIAPLAFMRGRTLDHAFVILDEAQNTTHAQMKMFLTRMGKNAKFVITGDPGQIDLPRRVISGLKEALLILKDVKGVGIVYLDDKDVIRHRLVKKIIAAYKTIEHND; from the coding sequence TTGAACGAACTTCTTATAGAACTTTCAGAGATCAGCCCACGCGAATTCTTCGGGCAACAAAACGAACACATTGAATTATTAAAAAAGTACTTTCCTAAACTCAAGATCGTAGCCCGCGGCAGTAAAATTCGCGTCTTTGGTGATGAGGAAATGCTTGAGGAGTTTGACCGGCGGTTTTCTATGCTGATGGATCACTTCGGGAAATACAATCGCCTCGATGAAAATATCATTGAACGGGTGCTGACCAGTGAAAGTGAAGAAGATTATCAAACTTCAGCAGAAAGTGGGGAAACGCTGGTGCATGGTGTAAGCGGGAAAGCAATAAAAGCGCAGACAGCCAATCAGCGCAAATTGGTGGAGCTTTCCAAAAAAAATGACCTGGTTTTTGCCATAGGACCGGCGGGTACCGGAAAAACCTATACCGGCGTGGCTTTGGCAGTGAAAGCACTAAAAGAAAAGCAGATAAAAAGGATCATTTTAACACGTCCCGCAGTGGAAGCCGGCGAAAATTTAGGTTTTCTTCCCGGCGATCTAAAAGAAAAACTCGATCCGTACATGCAGCCTTTGTATGATGCCCTGAGAGATATGATCCCGCATGAAAAACTGGAAACTTTTATCGAAAAAGGAATCATCCAGATCGCGCCACTGGCTTTTATGCGCGGACGTACTTTAGATCATGCATTTGTAATACTTGATGAGGCCCAGAATACCACCCATGCCCAAATGAAAATGTTCCTTACCCGAATGGGTAAAAACGCCAAATTTGTCATTACTGGTGATCCGGGGCAAATAGATCTACCCCGGCGGGTGATTTCAGGATTAAAGGAAGCATTATTGATCCTGAAAGACGTCAAAGGCGTTGGTATTGTTTATCTCGACGATAAAGATGTGATTCGTCACCGGCTTGTGAAAAAGATCATTGCCGCATACAAAACCATTGAACACAACGATTAA
- the acs gene encoding acetate--CoA ligase — protein sequence MSNYHIKNLEEYFQVYRKSVREPENFWQEVAEEHFVWRKKWDNVLSWDFSKPEVKWFENAKLNITENCIDRHLLTKGEKTAIIWEPNDPKEEALHISYNELHKKVNKFANVLKDHGIEKGDRVCIYLPMIPELAYAVLACARIGAIHSVVFAGFSSSALATRTLDADCKMMITSDGSYRGSKTIDLKGIVDKALEECPDVKSVLVAKRINSDVEMKEGRDEWLQPLLDEASEHCEPEVMDAEDPLFILYTSGSTGRPKGMLHTTAGYMVYTAYTFKNIFNYQNDDVYWCTADIGWITGHSYIVYGPLANGATTMMFEGVPTYPDSGRFWEIVEKHKVNQFYTAPTAIRALAKKNIDILDNYDLSSLKVLGTVGEPINEEAWHWYNDNIGKGKSPIVDTWWQTETGGIMISPIPFATPTKPTFATLPFPGVQPVLMDENGEEIKGNQVDGRLCIKFPWPSMARTIWGNHKRYRDTYFSAFENKYFTGDGALRDEVGYYRITGRVDDVIIVSGHNLGTAPIEDAINEHPAIAESAIVGFPHEVKGNALYGFVILKESGEYRNQDNLRKEINQQISEKIGPIAKPDKIQFVEGLPKTRSGKIMRRILRKIASKETSDLGDTSTLLNPEVVDEIIKNAL from the coding sequence ATGAGTAATTATCACATCAAGAATCTTGAAGAGTACTTTCAGGTATACCGAAAATCTGTTAGAGAACCCGAAAATTTCTGGCAGGAAGTAGCCGAAGAACATTTTGTTTGGAGGAAAAAATGGGATAATGTTCTATCGTGGGATTTTTCCAAACCAGAAGTAAAATGGTTTGAAAATGCCAAACTCAATATTACCGAAAACTGTATTGACAGGCATCTTTTAACCAAAGGCGAAAAAACGGCGATTATCTGGGAACCTAATGATCCCAAAGAAGAAGCGCTTCATATTTCTTATAATGAGCTTCACAAAAAGGTAAATAAATTTGCCAATGTTCTAAAAGACCATGGGATAGAAAAAGGGGATAGGGTTTGTATTTATCTGCCCATGATTCCCGAACTGGCCTATGCTGTATTGGCCTGCGCGAGGATTGGCGCGATCCATTCGGTGGTTTTTGCGGGATTTTCATCTTCGGCACTTGCTACACGAACCCTGGATGCCGATTGTAAGATGATGATTACTTCAGATGGTTCCTATCGGGGTTCAAAAACAATAGATTTAAAAGGCATTGTAGACAAAGCGCTGGAAGAATGTCCTGATGTGAAATCGGTACTGGTTGCGAAAAGGATAAATTCTGATGTTGAAATGAAAGAAGGGCGTGATGAATGGTTGCAGCCGTTGCTGGATGAGGCTTCTGAACATTGTGAGCCGGAAGTTATGGATGCTGAAGACCCATTATTCATTCTTTACACCTCTGGTTCAACAGGCAGACCAAAAGGAATGCTCCACACCACTGCCGGGTATATGGTTTATACAGCTTACACTTTTAAAAATATTTTTAATTATCAAAATGATGATGTTTACTGGTGTACAGCAGATATTGGCTGGATTACCGGGCATTCCTATATCGTTTACGGTCCGCTTGCCAATGGAGCCACCACGATGATGTTTGAAGGGGTGCCTACGTATCCGGATTCCGGACGTTTCTGGGAAATTGTCGAAAAACATAAGGTTAATCAGTTTTATACCGCCCCCACAGCGATTAGAGCACTGGCCAAGAAAAACATTGATATTTTAGATAATTATGATCTTTCTTCTCTAAAAGTCTTAGGAACCGTAGGTGAACCCATAAATGAAGAGGCCTGGCACTGGTATAATGATAACATTGGAAAAGGAAAAAGCCCGATTGTTGATACGTGGTGGCAGACAGAAACCGGCGGTATCATGATCTCGCCTATTCCATTTGCCACACCTACCAAGCCAACTTTCGCAACCTTACCGTTTCCCGGTGTTCAGCCCGTTTTGATGGATGAAAATGGTGAAGAAATAAAGGGTAACCAGGTTGATGGCCGACTTTGCATTAAATTTCCATGGCCTTCAATGGCAAGAACTATCTGGGGAAATCATAAAAGATACAGGGACACCTATTTTTCAGCTTTTGAGAATAAATATTTTACGGGTGATGGAGCGCTTCGTGATGAGGTGGGCTATTACAGGATAACCGGTAGGGTAGATGATGTGATCATCGTTTCGGGCCACAATCTTGGAACCGCGCCTATAGAAGATGCTATCAACGAACATCCGGCCATCGCCGAGTCCGCCATAGTTGGATTCCCTCATGAAGTAAAAGGAAACGCGCTTTACGGATTTGTTATTCTGAAAGAATCTGGAGAATACAGAAATCAGGATAACCTAAGAAAAGAGATCAATCAGCAGATCTCCGAAAAGATAGGTCCCATTGCCAAGCCTGACAAAATCCAGTTTGTAGAAGGACTTCCGAAGACCCGCTCTGGAAAGATAATGAGAAGAATTCTAAGAAAAATAGCATCTAAAGAAACCTCTGATCTTGGGGACACTTCTACTTTGCTGAACCCTGAAGTGGTTGATGAGATCATTAAAAATGCGTTGTAA
- the gldG gene encoding gliding motility-associated ABC transporter substrate-binding protein GldG: MKKGNRIRSLLIIIAGLIILNFFASEFYYRFDLTQDQRYSLSPAARKIIEDVDQPIIFDVFLQGSFPSEFRRLRNETRQMLEEFAAYNHNIKFNFINPLEEGEDAQAVAEEFYKMGMTPARVNVKENGKNSESIIFPWAIVNYGKKTVKIPLLKNQIGASDEERITASVQQLEYVLANGLSKLIYPREKKIAVMRGNGELPDAKIADFVKTVQEYYFTAPFTLDSVEANPQKTLKQLEAYDLILEPKPTQPYSEKEKYVLDQYLMNGGKMLWLVEMTNMEKDSLLNEEGMAIALPRDLNLGDYFFSYGVRINPALVNDLYSAPIILATGQGNDTRFNPYPWFYSPLTTSPNEHPIINNIEAVKFEYANPMDTLKNQVKKTILLSSSPRTKVEGLPEKISLGMVGKKPDISEYDDGEQPLSVLLEGRFKSVYKNRIKPFEIPNSKDESKETKLLVVSDGDVIRNELQNGRPLELGFQPYTGNMYGNKEFLLNAVNYLLDDTGLINIRSKEISIPFLDTEKVASERQFWQILNLAGPLLLLLIFGILFRFYRKRKYVK; encoded by the coding sequence GTGAAGAAAGGAAACAGAATAAGATCATTGCTCATTATCATCGCCGGACTTATAATCCTGAATTTCTTTGCTTCGGAATTCTATTACAGGTTTGATCTCACTCAGGATCAGCGGTACAGCCTCTCTCCTGCTGCGCGTAAGATTATTGAAGACGTTGATCAGCCTATCATTTTCGATGTTTTTCTCCAAGGCAGTTTCCCTTCAGAATTCAGAAGACTTCGCAATGAAACGAGGCAAATGCTGGAAGAATTCGCGGCTTATAACCATAATATCAAGTTCAATTTTATCAATCCGCTGGAAGAAGGCGAAGATGCGCAGGCCGTAGCCGAAGAATTCTATAAAATGGGAATGACCCCGGCGCGGGTAAATGTAAAAGAAAATGGAAAGAACAGCGAAAGCATTATTTTTCCCTGGGCAATTGTAAATTATGGAAAGAAAACGGTAAAGATCCCGCTTCTTAAAAACCAGATCGGCGCCAGCGATGAGGAGCGAATTACCGCCTCGGTACAGCAACTGGAATACGTCCTGGCGAATGGATTGAGCAAACTTATTTATCCGCGGGAAAAGAAGATCGCTGTTATGCGGGGAAATGGCGAACTTCCGGATGCCAAAATCGCCGATTTTGTTAAGACGGTCCAGGAATATTATTTCACCGCGCCTTTCACCCTGGATTCGGTGGAAGCAAATCCGCAAAAAACATTGAAGCAACTCGAGGCATATGATCTTATCCTGGAGCCAAAACCAACTCAGCCATATTCAGAAAAGGAGAAATACGTACTCGATCAATACCTGATGAATGGTGGAAAAATGCTCTGGCTGGTTGAAATGACCAATATGGAAAAAGACAGCCTGCTCAACGAAGAGGGAATGGCCATTGCCCTGCCCAGAGACCTGAACCTTGGCGACTATTTCTTTTCGTATGGAGTTCGCATCAATCCCGCGCTGGTAAACGATCTTTATTCAGCTCCCATCATCCTGGCAACAGGTCAGGGAAATGACACCCGTTTTAACCCCTATCCCTGGTTTTACAGTCCGCTTACAACTTCACCTAACGAACATCCGATAATCAATAATATCGAGGCGGTAAAATTTGAATATGCCAATCCCATGGATACCCTGAAAAACCAAGTTAAAAAGACAATTTTACTCAGCAGTTCCCCGCGGACAAAGGTGGAAGGGCTTCCTGAAAAAATCAGTTTGGGAATGGTTGGAAAAAAGCCAGATATAAGCGAATATGATGATGGTGAACAACCACTTTCCGTTTTACTGGAAGGGAGATTCAAATCGGTTTATAAGAACAGGATCAAGCCTTTTGAGATCCCTAATTCAAAAGACGAAAGCAAAGAGACCAAATTGCTGGTGGTTTCAGACGGTGATGTGATCAGGAACGAGCTGCAGAACGGCAGGCCTCTGGAACTCGGTTTCCAGCCATACACCGGCAACATGTACGGAAATAAAGAATTTTTGCTGAACGCGGTGAATTACCTGCTCGACGATACCGGGCTCATCAACATACGCTCAAAAGAGATCAGCATCCCTTTTCTCGATACTGAAAAGGTGGCTTCAGAAAGACAATTCTGGCAAATTCTCAATCTGGCCGGGCCTTTGCTACTGCTTCTGATCTTTGGCATTCTTTTCCGTTTCTACCGAAAAAGAAAATACGTAAAATAG
- the gldF gene encoding gliding motility-associated ABC transporter permease subunit GldF, which yields MFAILNKEIRSFFSSLTGYLVIGLFLLACGLFLFVFSGSYNILDSGFADLKSFFNLAPWIFIFLIPAISMRSFADENRMGTMEILLTKPIGLKKLIFGKYLGVVILVILAILPSLLYVYTISKLGRPPGNFDAGATLGSYIGLILLGGSYAAIGIFSSSLSSNQIVSFLLALFFCFVLYFGFEGLSETGIFGNSSYILEYFGISYHYQSISRGVIDTRDIIYFLSIIFLFLKLTEFNLSQSKNRR from the coding sequence ATGTTTGCCATTCTAAATAAAGAAATACGATCCTTCTTCAGCTCCCTCACGGGATACCTGGTGATTGGTCTGTTTTTGCTGGCTTGCGGACTTTTTCTTTTCGTTTTTTCAGGTTCATACAATATTCTTGACAGCGGTTTTGCCGATCTGAAATCGTTCTTTAATCTCGCGCCCTGGATCTTTATATTTCTGATTCCGGCTATAAGCATGCGCAGTTTTGCCGATGAAAACCGTATGGGCACTATGGAGATCCTGCTAACAAAACCAATTGGTTTAAAAAAGCTGATTTTCGGAAAATATTTAGGTGTGGTAATTTTAGTCATACTAGCCATTTTACCAAGCCTGCTTTACGTTTACACCATCAGCAAATTAGGAAGACCTCCCGGAAATTTTGATGCCGGGGCTACTTTGGGATCGTACATCGGACTCATTTTGTTAGGCGGAAGCTATGCCGCGATTGGTATTTTCAGCTCAAGTCTTTCTTCCAACCAGATCGTGTCTTTTCTCCTTGCTCTCTTCTTTTGTTTCGTACTTTATTTCGGATTTGAAGGCCTCAGCGAGACGGGAATTTTTGGAAATTCAAGCTACATCCTGGAATATTTCGGCATCAGCTATCATTACCAAAGCATCAGTCGTGGCGTGATCGACACCCGGGATATCATATATTTTCTGAGCATTATTTTTCTGTTTCTGAAACTAACGGAATTCAATCTTTCGCAATCTAAAAACCGCCGGTAG
- a CDS encoding phosphoribosylaminoimidazolesuccinocarboxamide synthase has product MNNTIIKTDFNFPGQVSVYKGKVRDVYFLNDDRLVMIATDRLSAFDVVMPKGIPYKGQILNQIATKMMEKTSDIVPNWLEATPDPNVAIGRKCEPFKVEMVIRGYLSGHAAREYKAGKRELCGVKMPEGMKENDKFPEPVITPATKAEHGDHDEDISRENIIKRGIVSEEDYNKLEDYTRKLFQRGTEIAAKQDLILVDTKYEFGKTPEGEIVLIDEIHTPDSSRYFYADGYEERQQKGEPQKQLSKEFVRQWLISKGFQGKEGQQVPEMSDEYIETISERYIELYENITGDKFKKADVSNILARIEKNVVAYLKA; this is encoded by the coding sequence ATGAATAACACTATAATTAAAACAGATTTTAATTTCCCCGGACAGGTTTCGGTATACAAGGGCAAAGTACGGGATGTTTATTTTTTAAATGATGACCGGCTTGTCATGATCGCGACAGACAGGCTTTCGGCTTTTGATGTGGTCATGCCGAAGGGCATTCCGTACAAAGGTCAGATCCTGAACCAGATCGCGACCAAAATGATGGAGAAGACCAGCGATATCGTTCCAAATTGGCTGGAAGCAACACCAGATCCCAATGTTGCAATAGGAAGAAAATGTGAACCTTTTAAAGTGGAAATGGTCATTCGCGGATACCTTTCTGGCCACGCTGCCAGGGAATATAAGGCTGGGAAAAGGGAATTATGTGGCGTGAAAATGCCGGAAGGGATGAAGGAAAATGATAAATTTCCTGAACCTGTAATAACACCCGCAACCAAGGCTGAACATGGCGATCACGATGAGGATATTTCACGTGAAAATATTATCAAAAGGGGAATAGTTTCTGAAGAAGATTATAATAAACTGGAAGATTATACTCGTAAACTTTTCCAAAGAGGAACCGAAATTGCAGCAAAACAGGATCTTATCCTTGTAGATACCAAGTATGAGTTTGGAAAAACTCCGGAAGGTGAGATCGTATTGATCGATGAGATCCATACTCCAGATTCTTCCCGATATTTTTATGCTGATGGCTATGAAGAAAGACAGCAAAAAGGAGAACCTCAAAAGCAGCTTTCCAAGGAATTTGTGCGCCAATGGCTAATTTCGAAAGGTTTCCAGGGAAAAGAAGGTCAGCAGGTGCCGGAAATGAGCGATGAGTACATTGAAACAATTTCAGAAAGATATATTGAACTTTACGAAAATATCACCGGCGATAAATTTAAAAAAGCTGATGTCTCTAATATTCTTGCAAGAATTGAAAAAAATGTCGTTGCTTATCTCAAAGCTTAA
- a CDS encoding putative quinol monooxygenase, whose product MFVRIVKMGFQEEKIDEFLSNFEKNKSKIRNFEGCEFLELYRDKHNTNRFFTYSYWKDEESLENYRNSSLFKEVWANTKVLFNEKPEAWSVDKLVSIEY is encoded by the coding sequence ATGTTTGTGAGAATAGTGAAAATGGGATTTCAGGAAGAAAAAATCGATGAGTTTCTCTCAAATTTCGAAAAGAATAAATCGAAGATAAGGAATTTTGAAGGTTGTGAATTTTTGGAGCTATACCGAGATAAACACAATACAAACCGCTTTTTTACGTATAGTTACTGGAAAGATGAAGAATCTCTTGAAAACTACAGGAATTCCTCACTTTTTAAAGAAGTCTGGGCAAATACCAAAGTGCTTTTTAACGAAAAACCGGAAGCCTGGAGCGTGGATAAGTTGGTTAGTATTGAGTATTGA
- a CDS encoding DUF294 nucleotidyltransferase-like domain-containing protein translates to MSNTIAVRIADFLGNFPPFSLLEAGQLLGISEKVKVLYFEQGKMVFSKGEAGHDYFYIVHKGAVDLQKTDKEDLPETIDKCDEGDVFGLRPLFAKENYQINAITAEESILYAIPLTDFKPFAITNSEVGNFLMESFASNTRNPYSNEHRGKLFSEEQDVILKKEALFDLQPVQISKKMLMVTPGTSIQEAASQMSKRKVGSVIVVENKIPVGIVTDVDFREKVVTGKVKTSTEIGKIMKSPVICYSKDLTLAQAQLTMMKHNINHICITKDGTPNTKVKGIVSEHDIIFSQGNNPSVLMKAIKRARSTAKLNRIRGKIMFLLEGYIKSNIPLTHISKIMFELNDATIKRVIDRCIQKMDSPPPVNFAWMSLGSQGRKEQLLQTDQDNALVFEDVPEEKLEETRSYFLKLATKVTKRLNIIGYEFCPAEMMARNPKYCLSESEWKQQFTSWITTSGNDEILLCQIFFDFDISYGDIKLTNAISDHIFDTLKGNRHFIKGLAVQALRNPSPLGFFRQFLVEQDGEKKDLFDIKKRGIMPLTDAARLLILDHRVKNISNTADRFEKLAQLEPNNKEIYQACAYSSKALIKFRTRQGLLHKDSGRFIDLESLGKEDKIKLKRCFKSIKDIQELIKVRYETSFYL, encoded by the coding sequence ATGAGTAACACAATTGCCGTTCGAATTGCCGATTTCCTTGGCAACTTTCCTCCTTTTTCCCTGCTGGAAGCCGGTCAGTTACTGGGAATTTCAGAAAAAGTAAAGGTTCTTTACTTTGAGCAGGGAAAAATGGTCTTCTCAAAAGGAGAAGCCGGCCACGACTATTTTTATATTGTTCATAAAGGAGCTGTTGATCTTCAGAAAACAGATAAAGAAGATCTACCCGAGACCATCGACAAATGTGATGAAGGCGATGTGTTTGGGCTTCGGCCTCTTTTCGCAAAAGAAAATTACCAAATAAATGCGATCACCGCAGAGGAAAGTATTCTGTATGCAATTCCTTTAACCGATTTCAAACCTTTCGCGATAACAAATTCAGAAGTAGGGAATTTCCTGATGGAAAGTTTTGCTTCCAATACCCGAAATCCATATTCCAATGAACATAGAGGGAAATTATTTTCCGAAGAACAGGACGTAATTTTAAAAAAAGAAGCCCTCTTTGATCTACAACCCGTTCAAATTAGCAAAAAGATGCTAATGGTCACTCCGGGTACAAGTATACAGGAAGCCGCCAGCCAGATGAGTAAGAGAAAGGTTGGCTCTGTGATCGTTGTGGAAAACAAAATTCCCGTAGGTATTGTTACAGACGTTGATTTCCGGGAAAAGGTGGTAACCGGAAAAGTTAAAACCAGTACCGAAATAGGTAAAATAATGAAGTCGCCGGTGATTTGTTATTCCAAAGATCTAACGCTTGCCCAGGCCCAGCTAACCATGATGAAGCATAATATTAACCACATCTGCATCACCAAAGACGGCACCCCAAACACTAAGGTCAAGGGAATAGTTTCTGAACACGATATCATTTTCTCACAGGGAAATAATCCTTCGGTGCTTATGAAGGCTATTAAAAGAGCCAGAAGCACGGCAAAGCTCAACCGCATTCGCGGAAAAATCATGTTTTTGCTGGAAGGTTATATCAAAAGCAATATTCCTCTTACCCATATCAGCAAAATAATGTTCGAGCTGAATGATGCAACAATTAAACGTGTTATTGACAGGTGCATTCAGAAAATGGATTCCCCGCCTCCGGTAAATTTCGCCTGGATGTCGCTGGGAAGCCAGGGCCGCAAGGAGCAATTACTCCAAACCGACCAGGATAACGCGCTTGTTTTTGAAGATGTTCCTGAGGAAAAACTGGAAGAAACCCGCAGCTATTTTCTGAAACTGGCTACCAAAGTGACCAAAAGATTGAACATTATTGGTTATGAATTTTGTCCCGCTGAAATGATGGCTCGAAATCCGAAGTATTGTCTTTCTGAAAGCGAGTGGAAACAACAATTCACAAGTTGGATCACCACTTCCGGGAACGATGAGATTCTACTTTGCCAGATTTTCTTTGATTTTGATATTAGTTACGGGGATATTAAACTTACCAATGCCATTTCTGATCATATTTTCGATACTTTAAAAGGGAACCGACATTTCATTAAAGGCCTGGCTGTGCAGGCCCTTCGGAATCCCTCTCCTTTAGGTTTTTTCCGACAATTTCTGGTGGAGCAGGATGGAGAGAAAAAAGACCTGTTTGATATTAAAAAACGAGGAATTATGCCGCTTACCGATGCTGCACGACTTCTCATTCTCGATCATCGGGTAAAAAATATCAGCAATACCGCTGATCGATTTGAAAAGCTGGCCCAGCTGGAACCCAATAATAAAGAAATTTACCAGGCCTGCGCCTACTCCTCTAAAGCTCTTATTAAATTCAGGACACGCCAGGGACTTCTACATAAAGACAGTGGTCGTTTTATCGATCTGGAAAGTTTGGGCAAAGAAGATAAGATCAAATTAAAACGTTGTTTTAAAAGCATTAAAGATATACAGGAGCTTATTAAAGTACGATACGAAACCAGTTTCTATTTATGA
- a CDS encoding 3'-5' exonuclease: MILNWFKKKDQPENLPDFWKKYARLFQQEIPENIQDITYIVFDTETTGFDFENDRILCIGAVTVEKQAIEINRNFEIYLEQEIFNPETVKIHGIIKSEKTEKLSEIEALKKFLKYIGNSVLVAHHANFDIKMINKALERHDLPKLKNKYLDTALLYKRTRILTNLIDREKVYTLDEIAEAYNIDLSDRHTALGDAYITAIIFIKILARISKSKKMNSKNLFRYRL, from the coding sequence ATGATTCTTAATTGGTTTAAAAAGAAAGATCAACCGGAGAACCTGCCAGATTTCTGGAAAAAATACGCCCGACTTTTCCAACAGGAGATCCCGGAAAATATTCAGGATATTACCTATATCGTGTTCGATACCGAAACGACCGGATTCGATTTTGAGAACGACCGGATATTATGTATTGGAGCGGTCACTGTAGAAAAACAGGCCATCGAGATCAACAGGAATTTTGAAATTTACCTGGAGCAGGAAATCTTTAATCCTGAAACAGTTAAGATTCACGGAATTATAAAAAGTGAAAAGACCGAAAAATTATCTGAAATAGAGGCTTTAAAAAAATTTCTTAAATACATTGGAAATTCGGTCCTGGTTGCCCACCACGCCAATTTTGATATAAAAATGATCAATAAGGCCCTGGAACGGCATGATTTACCGAAGTTGAAAAACAAATACCTGGACACTGCATTACTTTATAAAAGAACCCGAATTCTTACCAATTTGATAGACCGGGAAAAAGTTTATACTCTCGATGAGATTGCTGAAGCTTATAATATTGACTTGTCTGATAGGCATACCGCTTTAGGAGATGCTTATATTACAGCCATCATTTTCATTAAGATCCTGGCCAGAATAAGTAAATCTAAAAAAATGAATTCTAAGAACCTGTTCAGATACAGGTTATAA
- a CDS encoding SAM hydrolase/SAM-dependent halogenase family protein, whose protein sequence is MAIITLTTDFGEKDYFAGAVKGAIYSELNDVKIVDISHSVSPFHISEAVYIIKNAYKNFPKGSIHIIGIDSELTPENKHLAVKLDEHYFICANNGILSLIASEIKPEKIVEINIHDKVQTNFTVLDVFVKVACHLARGGTLEVIGKSIQDIKYIKQYEPTVNSDKNQILGHVIYIDNYGNVVTNISRKFFENVGKGRDFTIRARNTSFSSIHETYSHAINFNVEKDKRQEEDGKKLALFNSAGFIELAVYKSNLKTVGGASTLFGLDYLDTISINFE, encoded by the coding sequence ATGGCCATCATTACCTTAACGACCGACTTCGGGGAAAAAGATTATTTCGCTGGCGCGGTTAAAGGAGCTATTTATAGTGAATTAAATGACGTGAAAATTGTTGATATTTCGCATTCGGTTTCCCCATTTCATATTAGCGAGGCTGTTTACATCATTAAAAATGCCTATAAGAATTTTCCAAAAGGCAGCATTCACATTATAGGAATCGATTCTGAACTTACACCTGAAAACAAGCACCTTGCAGTAAAACTCGATGAGCATTATTTCATTTGCGCCAATAACGGGATCCTTTCTTTGATCGCTTCTGAAATTAAACCAGAAAAGATCGTCGAGATCAACATTCATGATAAAGTTCAGACAAATTTCACAGTGCTTGACGTGTTTGTAAAGGTTGCCTGTCATCTCGCTCGTGGCGGAACCCTTGAGGTAATAGGAAAAAGCATTCAGGATATTAAATATATAAAACAGTACGAACCAACGGTTAATTCAGACAAAAACCAGATACTTGGGCATGTGATCTATATTGACAATTATGGAAATGTGGTCACCAATATCTCCCGGAAATTTTTTGAAAATGTTGGAAAAGGAAGAGATTTTACAATCAGGGCAAGAAATACCAGTTTTTCCAGTATTCATGAGACCTACAGCCATGCGATAAATTTCAATGTTGAAAAGGATAAAAGGCAGGAAGAAGACGGTAAAAAACTAGCACTTTTCAATTCGGCAGGTTTTATCGAACTGGCTGTTTACAAGAGCAATCTTAAAACTGTGGGCGGAGCTTCCACTTTATTTGGTTTGGATTATCTGGATACCATAAGCATAAATTTTGAATAA